A stretch of Mucilaginibacter terrae DNA encodes these proteins:
- a CDS encoding DUF47 domain-containing protein: MFKFFVPKSNVFFNLFNQSASNNVRISELLYKAVSSDSPHEEKMHFNQIARLKTIGNDLKHQVYTVSSRSLISPFERNDMYALASAINQVCDTMHVAARRLSLYQLSTVEPAIKEISGLIIEASMELDKSVNYLSNLSLAADIAACCKKIRQLENYADQVYDKALSSLAHNETNGIELIKYTEILAALERATDRCEDATDVIESIVVKNT, translated from the coding sequence ATGTTCAAATTTTTTGTACCAAAAAGCAATGTGTTCTTTAACCTGTTCAACCAGTCGGCATCCAATAATGTGCGTATATCCGAGCTGTTGTACAAGGCCGTAAGCAGCGATTCGCCACATGAGGAAAAGATGCATTTTAACCAGATAGCCCGGCTTAAAACCATTGGTAATGATTTAAAGCACCAGGTTTACACCGTGTCGTCGCGCTCGTTAATTTCGCCGTTTGAGCGTAATGATATGTATGCACTGGCATCAGCCATTAACCAGGTTTGCGATACCATGCACGTAGCCGCCCGCCGTTTAAGCCTGTATCAGTTAAGCACGGTAGAACCTGCCATTAAAGAAATTTCGGGCTTAATTATTGAAGCCAGCATGGAGCTCGACAAAAGCGTGAACTACCTGAGCAACCTGAGCCTGGCAGCCGATATAGCCGCCTGCTGCAAAAAAATACGTCAACTGGAAAACTACGCCGATCAGGTGTACGATAAGGCACTCTCATCTTTAGCCCATAACGAAACCAACGGCATCGAACTTATTAAATACACCGAAATACTGGCCGCTTTAGAGCGCGCAACCGACCGTTGCGAGGATGCTACAGATGTGATAGAGAGTATTGTAGTAAAGAATACGTAG
- a CDS encoding pectate lyase family protein — translation MKKALIAALLCCGAFYLFSFKQPTYIINPSDDKLVAFPGAEGFGKYATGGRGGQVAEVTNLNDSGPGSFREALKAYPTEPLTVIFKVAGIIELQSAIKINRSNLTIAGQTAPVDGICLKGNSFILNGGGKNGNIIIRYLRSRPGGKAASGIYGFDMENMRNIIIDHCSFSWANEECAAMYDIKNVTVQWCIVSEGLYNAGHLKGVRSYGGVWGGQYVTYHHNLIANQYSRAVRFNGSRAHDTIALIDYRNNVIYNWGRSGACYGGEIKIPGGRSEINMVNNYYKPGPATEGVKKLFCEAYHEAGTGQWYLNGNMMEGDAALSANNNAGLDLNRLPQDKRSSVLTSTAFKAENINTQKAADAYTSVLEKAGALLPKRDAVDSRVVNEVKNNNPKGMGSLNKAGIIDDALAVGGWPAYNMAPAPADTDHDGIPDAWETANGLDKNNAADRNKLHKSGYTMLEVYLNSIK, via the coding sequence ATGAAAAAAGCATTAATAGCTGCATTACTATGTTGCGGAGCCTTTTATTTATTCTCCTTTAAGCAACCCACTTATATAATAAATCCATCGGATGATAAACTTGTGGCTTTCCCCGGAGCCGAAGGTTTTGGCAAATATGCAACGGGCGGCCGTGGCGGACAGGTAGCCGAAGTTACCAACCTAAATGATTCGGGCCCGGGTAGCTTTAGGGAGGCTTTAAAGGCTTACCCTACTGAACCGCTTACTGTTATATTTAAAGTTGCCGGAATTATTGAGTTACAATCGGCTATAAAAATCAACCGCTCCAACCTTACCATTGCAGGTCAAACCGCGCCCGTTGACGGCATTTGCCTTAAAGGCAATTCTTTCATCCTAAACGGTGGCGGCAAAAACGGAAACATTATTATCCGCTATCTGCGGTCGAGACCGGGAGGTAAAGCCGCATCAGGCATTTATGGTTTCGATATGGAAAACATGCGAAACATCATTATCGATCATTGCTCGTTTAGCTGGGCAAATGAAGAGTGCGCCGCCATGTACGATATTAAAAACGTAACCGTGCAATGGTGCATAGTAAGCGAGGGTTTATATAACGCAGGGCATTTAAAAGGCGTGCGCAGTTACGGCGGCGTTTGGGGCGGGCAGTATGTAACCTACCACCACAACTTAATTGCCAATCAATATAGCCGCGCCGTACGTTTTAATGGCTCACGCGCGCATGATACCATTGCGTTGATAGATTACCGCAACAATGTTATTTATAACTGGGGGCGCAGCGGCGCCTGCTATGGTGGCGAAATTAAAATTCCCGGCGGACGGTCGGAAATTAATATGGTGAACAACTATTACAAACCCGGTCCGGCAACCGAGGGGGTTAAAAAGCTGTTTTGCGAAGCCTACCACGAAGCCGGAACCGGGCAATGGTACTTAAACGGCAACATGATGGAAGGCGATGCCGCACTAAGCGCCAATAATAATGCAGGTTTAGACCTTAACCGGTTGCCCCAGGATAAACGCAGCAGCGTGCTAACGAGCACCGCATTCAAGGCAGAAAACATCAACACCCAAAAAGCTGCTGATGCCTATACCTCGGTACTGGAAAAAGCCGGGGCACTGCTCCCCAAACGCGACGCGGTGGACAGCCGTGTTGTTAACGAAGTAAAAAACAATAACCCCAAAGGCATGGGCAGTTTAAATAAAGCAGGCATTATTGATGATGCATTGGCCGTAGGTGGCTGGCCTGCTTATAACATGGCACCAGCTCCTGCCGATACCGACCACGACGGCATACCCGATGCCTGGGAAACAGCCAACGGCTTAGATAAAAACAACGCAGCCGACCGGAATAAACTGCACAAAAGTGGTTATACTATGCTGGAGGTTTATTTGAATAGTATTAAATAA
- a CDS encoding SDR family oxidoreductase, with product MNFTNKNVVITGGTTGIGLATAKAFINAGANVWITGRNSKNLQNAAAEIDSTKLRTVVSDTANLADISILEKAIADSGEKLDILFLNAGIGIFTPIEQATEAEFDAQFNTNVKGHFFTLQKLIPYLANGAAVVFTSSTVATASNLGTSIYSATKGALNKIAQIAANELADRKIRVNIISPGPVQTPGLEYAVPPEAKAYLASATALQRLGDADEIAKTVLFLASDAASFITGTEIVADGGYLNYGLK from the coding sequence ATGAATTTCACAAATAAAAACGTAGTTATAACAGGCGGAACCACAGGAATTGGTTTGGCAACTGCTAAGGCATTTATTAATGCAGGTGCTAATGTTTGGATTACCGGCAGAAACAGCAAAAATTTACAGAACGCTGCTGCCGAGATCGACAGCACCAAATTGAGAACCGTGGTTTCAGATACAGCTAATCTGGCCGATATTTCGATACTGGAAAAAGCAATTGCCGATAGCGGCGAAAAATTGGATATTTTATTCCTTAATGCCGGAATAGGCATATTTACCCCTATTGAACAAGCAACAGAGGCTGAGTTTGATGCGCAATTTAACACCAATGTAAAAGGCCATTTCTTTACCCTGCAAAAGCTTATTCCGTATTTGGCAAACGGTGCGGCCGTAGTATTTACCTCATCAACAGTGGCTACGGCCTCCAATTTAGGAACCAGTATATATTCGGCAACAAAAGGCGCATTAAATAAAATTGCCCAAATTGCTGCAAACGAGTTGGCAGATAGAAAGATCCGCGTAAATATTATTAGCCCGGGGCCGGTTCAAACACCCGGTTTAGAATATGCTGTACCTCCCGAAGCAAAAGCATATTTAGCCTCGGCCACAGCGCTGCAAAGATTAGGCGATGCTGATGAAATTGCAAAAACGGTGTTGTTCCTGGCTTCAGATGCCGCAAGTTTTATTACCGGAACAGAAATAGTAGCTGATGGTGGCTATCTTAATTACGGATTGAAATAA
- a CDS encoding winged helix-turn-helix transcriptional regulator, translating to MVDNACILGHKKEVMAVHDAMDVLNGKWKISIISSICFYNERRFSDILNDVNGISNKMLSKELKELEANKLIKRSVLDTQPVTVKYNLTEYGRTLQTIINNLAEWGMEHRRVITGK from the coding sequence ATGGTTGATAACGCTTGTATTTTAGGGCATAAAAAAGAGGTGATGGCTGTACATGATGCCATGGACGTGCTGAACGGAAAATGGAAGATTTCCATCATCTCGTCTATTTGCTTTTACAATGAAAGGCGATTTTCAGACATTCTAAACGATGTGAATGGAATATCAAATAAAATGCTGAGTAAGGAGCTAAAGGAACTGGAGGCAAATAAACTGATAAAGCGAAGCGTGTTAGATACACAGCCTGTAACGGTAAAGTATAACCTTACAGAATACGGACGTACGTTGCAAACCATTATCAACAATCTTGCCGAGTGGGGTATGGAGCACAGGAGAGTAATTACCGGGAAATAG
- a CDS encoding polysaccharide deacetylase family protein, translated as MYLVKSPWLLKKLYPKFTWNAARNEPVIYLTFDDGPIPVVTPFVLKTLKQYNAKATFFCIGDNVHKHPDIFEQVKADGHAIGNHTYNHLKGWKTDDDNYVANYLKADEQLGTSLFRPPYGRVKRSQAQRLFTLKPHLKIIMWDVLSGDFDMSLKPKDCLKGVLKHTENGSIVVFHDSLKAFNRLEYTLPRALEAWSKQGYTFCALTL; from the coding sequence ATGTACCTGGTAAAATCGCCCTGGCTGCTCAAAAAGCTCTATCCCAAATTCACCTGGAACGCAGCGCGCAACGAGCCGGTTATTTACCTTACGTTTGATGATGGCCCCATACCGGTAGTTACCCCGTTTGTACTTAAAACTCTTAAACAGTATAATGCCAAAGCCACCTTTTTTTGCATTGGCGATAACGTACATAAACACCCCGACATTTTTGAACAGGTAAAAGCCGATGGCCATGCTATTGGCAACCATACCTATAATCACCTCAAAGGCTGGAAAACCGACGATGATAACTACGTAGCCAATTATTTAAAGGCCGATGAGCAATTGGGCACGTCATTATTCCGCCCGCCTTATGGCCGTGTTAAACGCTCACAAGCGCAAAGGTTGTTTACTTTAAAACCCCACCTCAAAATTATAATGTGGGATGTATTAAGCGGAGATTTCGATATGTCGCTTAAACCCAAAGATTGCCTTAAAGGCGTACTTAAACATACCGAAAACGGCTCGATAGTGGTGTTTCATGATAGCTTAAAAGCCTTTAACCGGCTGGAGTATACGCTGCCCAGAGCTTTAGAAGCTTGGAGTAAACAAGGGTATACCTTTTGTGCCCTAACTTTGTAA
- a CDS encoding RNA polymerase sigma factor, which yields MANSPSTESFYIKQLIAGEESAYRYFIRTYEDMAFTLAVSIVKDDFVAEEVAQDAFIKAFNGIASFSQQSAFKTWFYRIIVNEAFMRLKKEKKQQLVYCEDYEMDIADTDSLNNLQESERFEMINFAFKLMPPNEAIALRLFYLEESSIKDICIITGYTEANIKVLLHRGRKRMQSIIEQQKKQKA from the coding sequence ATGGCAAATAGCCCATCTACCGAAAGCTTTTATATTAAACAGCTTATTGCCGGCGAGGAAAGCGCTTACCGCTATTTTATCCGAACTTACGAAGACATGGCATTTACACTGGCCGTATCTATAGTAAAAGATGATTTTGTGGCCGAGGAGGTAGCACAGGATGCGTTTATTAAAGCATTCAACGGCATTGCATCGTTCAGCCAGCAATCGGCTTTTAAAACCTGGTTTTACCGCATAATAGTAAACGAGGCTTTTATGCGGCTAAAAAAAGAAAAAAAGCAACAGTTGGTATACTGTGAAGACTATGAGATGGATATTGCCGACACCGATAGTTTAAATAATTTGCAAGAAAGTGAACGATTTGAAATGATAAACTTTGCTTTTAAACTGATGCCCCCTAACGAGGCTATTGCCCTGCGCCTGTTTTATTTAGAAGAAAGCAGCATTAAGGATATTTGTATTATAACCGGCTATACCGAAGCCAATATTAAAGTATTATTGCACCGTGGCCGCAAACGCATGCAGTCCATCATTGAGCAACAAAAAAAGCAAAAGGCATGA
- a CDS encoding DUF6249 domain-containing protein has translation MEKALVVSVATVTITTCLFLTWYFWHRANSKERLFLLEKGLDPKETVDKMPGASLLKVGIIIIGLSIGLLFIYVLDKFVAVHAQLGLPILGISGGISMIIANKAGKVNGK, from the coding sequence ATGGAAAAAGCATTAGTAGTAAGTGTTGCCACCGTAACCATAACCACCTGTTTATTTTTAACCTGGTACTTTTGGCACAGGGCCAACTCCAAAGAGCGTTTGTTTTTGCTGGAGAAAGGCCTCGACCCTAAAGAAACAGTTGACAAAATGCCCGGTGCCTCATTACTTAAAGTAGGTATCATCATCATTGGCCTCAGCATCGGCTTATTGTTTATTTACGTGCTCGACAAATTTGTAGCCGTTCATGCTCAGCTGGGTTTACCTATTTTGGGTATTTCGGGTGGTATTTCAATGATTATAGCTAATAAAGCCGGCAAGGTAAATGGCAAATAG
- a CDS encoding peroxiredoxin family protein yields the protein MGIDTTVAHNHELFLKNADDKQVGYYYSIETDHQNESFHRIDLYNGEGIQVLSIADTTFFLEKSSSAYDQSLIGSLRFVRNFHDKRHFPIKMVEDTIINNITASHIVVNVLDTIEDNEHIYSRREFYINKRTGLPILATIKGRYNYRNMVTTYYDEKRYFDYKFNQTGVNTSRFAVPTRFNPRKENAAQPTLLTSGTAAPDWTLHDVNGNKVSLSEMKGKVVVMDFYFIGCAGCMLSVKPLNAIYEKYKNKDVVIISLSERDKQKAVLAFEKQYTIKYPGCIDAANVVKAYHVTAFPTYYFIDKDGKVASTLVGYDDDFEQNVTAHIEKLLNK from the coding sequence ATGGGCATTGATACCACCGTGGCTCATAACCATGAACTCTTTCTTAAAAATGCTGATGATAAGCAAGTTGGATATTATTATAGCATCGAAACCGACCACCAAAACGAAAGCTTTCACAGAATTGATTTGTACAATGGAGAAGGCATACAAGTTTTATCAATTGCAGATACTACCTTTTTCTTAGAGAAATCATCATCGGCATACGATCAGTCACTTATTGGCAGCCTGAGATTTGTAAGAAACTTTCATGATAAACGCCATTTTCCTATCAAAATGGTTGAGGACACTATCATCAATAATATAACAGCCTCGCATATTGTAGTTAACGTATTAGATACGATTGAAGATAACGAACATATATACTCGCGCAGAGAATTTTATATTAACAAAAGAACCGGATTGCCGATTTTGGCAACTATTAAAGGAAGATATAATTATCGTAACATGGTAACAACCTATTATGATGAGAAAAGATATTTTGATTACAAGTTTAACCAAACCGGTGTAAATACTTCACGTTTTGCCGTACCCACCCGCTTTAACCCCAGAAAGGAAAACGCCGCGCAACCAACCTTACTAACCTCGGGCACAGCGGCACCAGACTGGACTTTGCATGATGTAAATGGTAATAAGGTTTCGTTAAGTGAGATGAAAGGCAAAGTTGTGGTGATGGATTTTTACTTTATTGGTTGTGCAGGGTGCATGCTATCTGTTAAACCATTGAATGCGATCTACGAAAAGTATAAAAATAAGGATGTCGTGATTATAAGCCTTAGTGAACGAGACAAACAGAAAGCGGTTTTAGCATTTGAAAAGCAATACACGATCAAGTATCCGGGCTGCATTGATGCCGCAAACGTGGTTAAAGCCTATCATGTTACTGCATTCCCGACATATTATTTTATTGACAAAGACGGCAAAGTGGCAAGCACGCTGGTGGGCTATGATGATGATTTTGAACAGAATGTTACCGCTCATATTGAGAAGTTGTTGAACAAGTAA
- a CDS encoding DUF1398 family protein → MKRIEHLERIHQQGQTDFATFCQQAADAGVEKWVIDTQAMLCTYYDLQGNALVAEPIPQAEY, encoded by the coding sequence ATGAAACGTATTGAGCACCTTGAACGCATACACCAGCAAGGGCAAACTGATTTTGCTACCTTTTGCCAGCAGGCGGCCGATGCCGGGGTTGAAAAATGGGTAATTGACACCCAAGCCATGCTGTGCACCTATTATGATTTGCAGGGCAATGCCCTGGTTGCCGAGCCTATTCCTCAAGCGGAATATTAA
- a CDS encoding phytoene desaturase family protein: MSKKKVIVIGAGFSGLAAATLLAKEGCEVTILEKNDQPGGRARIWQHEGFTFDMGPSWYWMPDVFEDYFALFGKKPSDYYHLTRLDPGYRVYYAQNDHIDVAADMDKLKALFERIEPGSSQALDEFLKQAEYKYRVGMGEYVFKPSHSITEYMDLNLLKKSLGIQLLTSMSKHVRKYFKNPKLIKLLEFPVLFLGATPQNTPAMYSMMNYADLVLGTWYPQGGMNQIVKAMVSLAESYGVEIKLNTEVTAIDIQNGKAGQVHTKAGSFTADLIISGADYEHTDQQLIPKENRNYTPQYWNSRTMSPSSLLYYIGLDKRVEGIEHHNLFFDEDFELHAREIYTDPKWPTKPLFYVSCASKTDATVAPEGHENLFFLMPLAPGLHDDEALREKYFDLMLNRFEAITGQSIRQNIVVKRSYAMNDFKADYHSFKGNAYGLANTLSQTAFLKPAMRAKKIKNMLYTGQLTVPGPGVPPALISGRVVAAEALKLLNKQK; this comes from the coding sequence ATGAGCAAAAAAAAGGTTATTGTTATTGGTGCAGGATTTTCGGGTCTGGCAGCAGCCACGCTGCTGGCTAAAGAAGGCTGCGAAGTTACTATTTTAGAAAAGAACGACCAGCCCGGCGGCCGCGCCCGTATATGGCAGCACGAAGGGTTTACCTTTGATATGGGCCCAAGCTGGTATTGGATGCCCGATGTTTTTGAAGATTACTTTGCCCTGTTTGGTAAAAAACCATCTGATTATTACCACTTAACACGCCTCGACCCAGGTTATCGTGTTTACTATGCCCAAAACGACCATATTGACGTAGCCGCCGATATGGACAAGCTAAAAGCCTTATTTGAGCGCATTGAACCCGGCAGCAGCCAGGCGCTCGACGAGTTTTTGAAACAGGCCGAATACAAGTACAGGGTGGGTATGGGCGAATACGTTTTTAAACCATCGCACTCCATTACCGAGTACATGGATCTTAACTTGTTAAAGAAAAGCCTTGGTATACAGTTGCTCACCAGCATGAGCAAGCATGTGCGCAAATACTTTAAAAACCCCAAGCTTATTAAGTTGCTGGAGTTTCCGGTGTTGTTTTTGGGAGCCACGCCGCAAAATACCCCGGCCATGTACAGCATGATGAATTATGCCGACCTGGTATTGGGCACCTGGTACCCTCAAGGCGGCATGAACCAGATTGTTAAAGCCATGGTTAGCCTGGCCGAAAGCTATGGGGTTGAAATTAAACTCAATACCGAGGTAACAGCCATCGACATACAAAACGGCAAAGCCGGGCAGGTGCATACTAAAGCAGGATCATTTACTGCTGACCTGATCATTTCGGGGGCCGATTATGAGCATACCGACCAGCAACTCATCCCCAAAGAAAACCGTAATTATACGCCGCAGTACTGGAATAGCCGCACCATGTCGCCCTCAAGTTTACTTTATTATATAGGTTTAGATAAGCGGGTTGAGGGTATTGAGCATCATAACCTGTTCTTTGATGAAGATTTTGAGCTGCATGCCCGCGAAATATATACCGACCCTAAATGGCCAACCAAGCCATTATTCTACGTATCGTGCGCCTCAAAAACAGATGCTACCGTAGCGCCCGAGGGGCATGAGAACCTGTTTTTTTTGATGCCGCTGGCACCGGGATTGCACGATGATGAAGCCCTGCGCGAAAAATACTTTGACCTGATGCTCAATCGTTTTGAGGCCATCACCGGGCAAAGTATCCGCCAAAATATTGTGGTAAAACGCAGCTACGCCATGAACGATTTTAAGGCCGATTACCATTCCTTTAAAGGTAATGCCTACGGATTGGCCAACACGCTTAGTCAAACCGCATTTTTAAAACCGGCCATGCGGGCAAAGAAAATAAAAAACATGCTCTATACCGGGCAGCTTACTGTACCTGGTCCGGGTGTGCCGCCGGCGTTAATATCGGGGCGGGTTGTAGCGGCAGAGGCATTAAAACTACTTAACAAGCAAAAATAA
- a CDS encoding phytoene/squalene synthase family protein, with protein MNLFDETCFECSKIITSKYSTSFSKGIMAFDKRFRYPIYAIYGFVRYADEIVDTFHDYDKAALIASFRAQTFEAIAQKISLNPVLHAFQQVVNQFGIDHELIDAFLRSMEMDLDKTAYDSATYQTYIYGSAEVVGLMCLHIFCDNNKEQYEQLVPMARSLGAAFQKVNFLRDVKSDFEERGRTYFPLVDFRRFSEQDKKDIEADIEKDFDDAFKGIKQLPGGTRLGVYVAYIYYRQLFKKISRTPANTILQKRIRISDAQKTALYFKAVLHQKLNVI; from the coding sequence ATGAATTTATTTGACGAAACCTGCTTTGAGTGCAGCAAAATTATTACTTCTAAGTACAGTACATCGTTTAGCAAAGGTATCATGGCTTTTGATAAGCGTTTCCGTTATCCCATTTATGCCATATACGGTTTTGTACGCTACGCCGACGAAATTGTAGATACATTTCATGACTACGATAAAGCCGCGCTTATTGCAAGTTTCAGGGCGCAAACCTTTGAAGCCATCGCGCAAAAAATAAGCTTGAACCCGGTTTTGCATGCATTTCAGCAGGTGGTTAATCAATTTGGTATCGACCATGAATTGATCGATGCTTTTCTGCGCTCCATGGAAATGGACCTTGATAAAACGGCTTATGATAGTGCAACCTATCAAACCTACATTTATGGTTCGGCAGAGGTGGTTGGCCTGATGTGCCTGCACATATTTTGCGATAATAACAAAGAGCAATATGAGCAACTGGTGCCAATGGCGCGCAGCTTGGGCGCAGCGTTTCAAAAAGTGAATTTTTTGCGCGATGTAAAGTCTGATTTTGAAGAGCGCGGCCGTACCTACTTCCCTCTTGTTGACTTTAGGCGCTTTAGCGAGCAGGACAAAAAAGATATTGAGGCCGATATTGAAAAGGATTTTGATGATGCTTTCAAAGGCATTAAACAATTGCCCGGCGGTACACGCCTGGGTGTTTATGTGGCCTATATTTACTACCGCCAATTATTCAAAAAAATAAGCCGTACACCGGCCAATACTATACTGCAAAAACGTATTCGTATATCTGATGCGCAAAAAACGGCGTTATACTTCAAAGCTGTTTTGCATCAAAAGTTAAATGTGATTTAA